A genomic segment from Nicotiana tabacum cultivar K326 chromosome 9, ASM71507v2, whole genome shotgun sequence encodes:
- the LOC107775919 gene encoding defensin-like protein P322: protein MAKSMRFFATVLLLAILFMATEMGPMTIAEARHCESQSQRFRGLCVREKNCAAVCETEGFSGGDCRGLRRRCFCTRPC, encoded by the exons ATGGCAAAATCCATGCGCTTCTTTGCCACAGTGTTACTTCTAGCAATACTTTTCATGGCTACTG AGATGGGACCAATGACAATTGCAGAGGCAAGACATTGCGAGTCTCAGAGCCAGCGTTTTAGGGGACTATGTGTTAGGGAGAAGAACTGTGCCGCCGTCTGTGAAACGGAAGGATTTTCCGGTGGCGACTGCCGTGGACTCCGCCGCCGTTGTTTCTGTACTAGGCCATGCTAA